The stretch of DNA CAGACGATGTAGATCTCCTCCGCCTTGTTCTCGCGGATCGGCATCGCGAAGCCGCCGCAGACGACGTCGCCCAGGACGTCGTAGAAGACGAAGTCGATGTCCGGCGTGTAGGCGCCGTTCTCCTCGAGGAAGTTGATCGCCGTGATGACGCCGCGCCCCGCGCAGCCGACGCCGGGCTCCGGCCCTCCCGACTCGACGCAGCGGACGTTCCCGTATCCGACCTTCAGCACCTCCTCGAGCTCCAGGTCCTCGACGGTGCCGCGGAGGCGGACCAGGTCCATGACGGTGGCCTGCGCCTTCGCGTGGAGGATGAGCCGGGTGGAGTCGGCCTTCGGGTCGCATCCGACGATCATCACGTTCTTGCCGAGGGAGGCCAGCCCGGCCACGGTGTTCTGGGTCGTCGTGGATTTGCCGATGCCGCCCTTCCCGTAAATCGCGATCTGTCTCATGGTCGTCGCCTCCTTTGGCGGATCCGTGTTGTCTGTCGTATTCCAAGCGCCGTGCCAATCCGGGCCGGCGCCGCAACGTGCCGTTATCAGGAGGATTTATTGCGCGAGGCCGGATTTTGCGCCTCCCGCTCGCGAAATGCGGACAATTTCGTAGCCACATTGGACATCAAGCTATACAATATTGTCGTATGCAGCCATCGAGGATGAACCTGTGCAACCTTCCGCCGTGGGCGATCGCGGCGCCCGAGTTCAACGAGAACCCGCAGCGCATCGAGATCCAGGGCGTGCGGCGGTTCCATCGCCAGTTGTTCGAGCGGCTTTGCTCGCTGGCCGATCCGGCCGACCGCGCGCAGGCGTTCCAGGACCACATGGACGTCGCGTTCCAGCTCCACCAGTGGTCGCGGGAAACCTCCCCGCTCGGCCGGAAAAGCCTGAAGAACAGCTACCTGCGGTTTTTGCGGGGATGGATGTTCGACGCGAACTCCGTGGAGGGAGCCGTCCTCAAGGGATGGGTCGAAAGCCGGATCGGGATCCCGCCGACCTTCCACAAGGGACCGATCGGAGATGCCGACTCGGAGGGATACGGAGCGTACCTGGTCGACCGGATGCGCGGCACCGCCCGGACCAGCGCGATCCAGGCGCAGTTCGACCTCCTCTACGAATACGTGCAGGAAGAGCTTCGCCTGCGCGGAGAGCCGGCCGCCTTCGCGCTGTTCCGCGGCGTCCACGACCTGCAGGAGCACAAGGTCCTGGCGGAGCTCGGCAGGAACCGGAAGCGGCTGCGCCTGAACAACCTCAATTCCTTCACGGACGATTTCGAGCGGGCGTTCCAGTTCGGCACGCGGGTGCTGGAGGTCCGCGTCCCATTCTGCAAAGTGTTCTTTCGCGCCGACCTGCTCCCCGGCGCGGTGCTGAAGGGCGAGGAGGAAGTCCTGGTGATCGGAGGCGATTTCGATGTCGTCGTCCGGACCGGCTGACGAGCGGCGGCGCCTAGTTTCCGCCGGGCGCGAGGGGATGACGGACCGCGCCGTGGCGTCGTTCCTGGGCGCGGCGATCGGCGACGCGCTGGGGGCCACGACCGAATTCCTGCTGCCCGAGGAGATCCGGGCGAAGTTCGGCGTCCACGACCGGATCGCGGGGGGCGGCTGGCTTAAGCTGAAGCCGGGCCGGGTGACGGACGACACGGAGATGTCGCTGTGCCTCTCGCAGGCATTGCTCGAAACGAGGGAGTTCGACGTCGCCGCGGTCGCGGAGCGGTTCGCCGCGTGGCTGCGGGGCCGGCCGACGGACGTGGGAGCGACCTGCCGCAGCGGGATCCGCGGCTACATCCTCAAGAATCGGCTGGAAGCGCCGTTCAACGAGTGGGCGGCGGGCAACGGCGCGCTGATGCGCATCGCTCCGGCGGCCCTGTTCTCGCTCGGCGACGACGCCCTGCTCGAGCGGGTCGCGATCGGACAGGCGCATCTGACGCACAACAACCCGCTCTCCGACGCCGCGTGCCTCTGCGTCGGCCGGATGGTGCATCTCGCCCTGCGCGGGGAAGGGCGGAGCCGCCTGCTGCGGGAGGCCGAATCGCTCGTCGCGGCGCATCCGCGGTTCGACTTCTCGCGCTACCGCGGGGAGGCGAGCGCCTACGTCGTCCACACGGTCCAGACGGTCTTCCACTTCTTCTTCGGGACGCGCTCCTTCGAGGAATGTCTCGTGGGAGTCGTGAACCGCGGGGAGGACGCGGACACCACGGGAGCGATCGCGGGCATGATCGCGGGGGCGTATTACGGAACGGCCGGGATCCCGGAGCGCTGGAGGCGGGCGCTTCACCCGCCGGTCGCCGCGGAGGTCGAGGATGCCGCCGCGAGGCTGATCCGGCGGTCGCCGGCGTTCCGCGAATCGGAGGGGACATGAGCACGAAACCGGCGGCGGAAGCCCGCAGGCGGTCCGACGTGGAACAGCGGCTGCTCGAGTTGACGACGCTGCACGAGATCAGCAAGGTGCTCACCGAATCGCTCGACCTGCGCGTCACCTGCGGCAAGGTGCTCAAGCTCCTGTCGCAGATGCTCGGGATGGCGCGCGGCACGTTCATGATGCGCGAGCCCGGCAGCCCGAACCTCTCCATCGTGGCGGCCTGCGGGATGACGGAAGAGGAGGTTCGCCGCGGCAGGTACAAGGTGGGCGAGGGGATCGTCGGACGCGTCGTCGCGACGGGCAGCCCGATCGT from Thermodesulfobacteriota bacterium encodes:
- the nifH gene encoding nitrogenase iron protein — encoded protein: MRQIAIYGKGGIGKSTTTQNTVAGLASLGKNVMIVGCDPKADSTRLILHAKAQATVMDLVRLRGTVEDLELEEVLKVGYGNVRCVESGGPEPGVGCAGRGVITAINFLEENGAYTPDIDFVFYDVLGDVVCGGFAMPIRENKAEEIYIVCSGEMMAMYAANNIAKGILKYATSGRVRLGGLICNSRKTDREADLIEALAKRLGTQMIHFVPRDNQVQRAELRRMTVIEYSPDHPQAAEYQTLAQKIADNKMLVIPSPLEMDELEELLMEFGIMEADDPSTVGVAEAAGGGR
- a CDS encoding NAD(+)--dinitrogen-reductase ADP-D-ribosyltransferase, which encodes MNLCNLPPWAIAAPEFNENPQRIEIQGVRRFHRQLFERLCSLADPADRAQAFQDHMDVAFQLHQWSRETSPLGRKSLKNSYLRFLRGWMFDANSVEGAVLKGWVESRIGIPPTFHKGPIGDADSEGYGAYLVDRMRGTARTSAIQAQFDLLYEYVQEELRLRGEPAAFALFRGVHDLQEHKVLAELGRNRKRLRLNNLNSFTDDFERAFQFGTRVLEVRVPFCKVFFRADLLPGAVLKGEEEVLVIGGDFDVVVRTG
- the draG gene encoding ADP-ribosyl-[dinitrogen reductase] hydrolase, whose product is MTDRAVASFLGAAIGDALGATTEFLLPEEIRAKFGVHDRIAGGGWLKLKPGRVTDDTEMSLCLSQALLETREFDVAAVAERFAAWLRGRPTDVGATCRSGIRGYILKNRLEAPFNEWAAGNGALMRIAPAALFSLGDDALLERVAIGQAHLTHNNPLSDAACLCVGRMVHLALRGEGRSRLLREAESLVAAHPRFDFSRYRGEASAYVVHTVQTVFHFFFGTRSFEECLVGVVNRGEDADTTGAIAGMIAGAYYGTAGIPERWRRALHPPVAAEVEDAAARLIRRSPAFRESEGT